A window of Diabrotica virgifera virgifera chromosome 9, PGI_DIABVI_V3a contains these coding sequences:
- the LOC126890962 gene encoding uncharacterized protein LOC126890962, with product MGGDFNIDMLDVSERKTVLFSESIDSFNLKQLINKPTRDTRTTSTLLDLILVTDNTPTLEADTIVIPEEQSDHFIVYCSLKEFVNKSEIQMIYRRNLKDIDLEYFQNLLLYSPFFHILNIPDVTEKVLFFNSILTDLFDFVAPSKLIKIQKNRPPWLTDNIQLIITLRNKAFTRCKRTKNLAHWNYYKTLRNQANIMLRNEKKSYLEVNFLGGNLSKIMWKKFNQLNINSTKKNNILPEFLNRPNEINSHFLSNALTHMPLDPNLLYFYNNNVRKNFSHLFKFETVGEIFVYQLLLEIKSKSTGSDLLTIDMILMCCPFIVRYVTDIINTCLANNVFPDAWKIARVLPIPKIKEVKELGELRPISLLPVLSKVLEKIMYLQIKSHLDKTQLLRCYKAK from the exons ATGGGTGGAGATTTCAACATTGACATGTTGGATGTTAGTGAAAGAAAAACGGTTCTCTTTAGTGAGTCTATTGATTCATTTAATCtgaaacaattaataaataaacctacTCGCGACACAAGAACAACATCTACTTTACTGGACTTGATTTTGGTTACAGATAATACTCCAACATTAGAGGCAGATACTATAGTTATTCCAGAAGAACAGTCTGATCATTTTATTGTTTACTGTTCTCTTAAGGAATTtgtaaataaatctgaaattCAAATGATATACAGAAGAAATTTAAAAGATATTGACCttgaatattttcaaaatttgttactttactcaccattttttcatattttaaatattcctgaTGTTACTGAAAAGGTATTGTTTTTTAACAGTATTTTAACAGATCTTTTTGATTTTGTAGCTCCttctaaattaattaaaatacagaaaaatcGGCCACCTTGGCTCACAGACAATATTCAGTTAATTATTACACTTAGAAATAAAGCATTTACACGTTGTAAAAGGACTAAAAATTTAGCTCATTGGAATTATTATAAAACTTTAAGGAACCAAGCCAATATTATGTTACGCAATGAGAAGAAATCTTATTTAGAAGTAAATTTTTTGGGGGGTAATTTAAGTAAAATAATGTGGAAGAAATTTAATCAGTTAAATATTAACAGTACAAAGAAAAACAATATCCTACCAGAATTTTTGAATAGGCCCAATGAAATAAATTCTCATTTCTTGTCTAATGCTCTAACACATATGCCACTTGATCCAAATCTTTtatacttttataataataatgttagaaaaaatttttcacattTGTTTAAGTTTGAGACTGTTGGGGAAATATTCGTCTATCAATTACTATTAGAAATAAAATCCAAATCTACAGGTTCTGACTTACTCACTATTGATATGATACTTATGTGTTGCCCATTCATTGTTCGTTATGTAACTGATATAATTAATACTTGTTTGGCAAATAATGTTTTTCCCGATGCTTGGAAAATTGCTAGAGTTCTACCAATTCCTAAAATAAAGGAAGTAAAAGAGCTTGGTGAATTAAGACCTATTAGTCTGTTACCTGTACTAtcaaaagttttagaaaaaattatgTACCTCCAAATCAAAAGTCACTTAGATAA GACTCAGTTACTCAGAtgttacaaagctaagtaa